The Streptomyces collinus DNA segment CGGTGACGGCGGCGCCGACCCAGCGCTGCAGCGACTCGCGGATCATCAGCGCCTGCGGGTCCAGCCAGCGGCCCTCGTACATCAGCCGGCCCAGGCGCCGTCCCTCGGCGTGGTACTGGGCGAGGGTGTCCTCGTTGTGGATGGCGTTGACGAGGCGCTCGTAGGCGGCGTGCAGCAGGGCCATGCCCGGGGCCTCGTAGATGCCGCGGCTCTTGGCCTCGATGATCCGGTTCTCGATCTGGTCCGACATGCCGAGGCCGTGCCGGCCGCCGATGGCGTTGGCCTCCATGACCAGGTCGACGGGGGAGGCGAACTCCTTGCCGTTGACCGACACCGGGCGGCCCTCGAAGAAGCCGATCGTCACGTCCTCGGCGGCGATCTCGACCGACGGGTCCCAGAACCGGACGCCCATGATCGGCTCGACCGTCTCGACGCCGGTGTCCAGGTGCTCCAGCGTCTTGGCCTCGTGGGTGGCGCCCCAGATGTTGGCGTCCGTGGAGTACGCCTTCTCCGTGCTGTCCCGGTAGGGCAGGCCGTGGGCCAGCAGCCACTCCGACATTTCCTTGCGGCCGCCGAGCTCGGTCACGAAGGCCGCGTCGAGCCAGGGCTTGTAGATCCGCAGGTGCGGGTTGGCGAGCAGGCCGTAGCGGTAGAACCGCTCGATGTCGTTGCCCTTGAAGGTCGAGCCGTCGCCCCAGATCTGGACGTCGTCCTCCAGCATGGCCCGCACCAGCAGCGTGCCGGTGACGGCGCGGCCGAGCGGGGTGGTGTTGAAGTACGCCCGCCCGCCCGAGCGGATGTGGAACGCGCCGCAGGTCAGCGCGGCCAGGCCCTCCTCGACCAGCGCGGCACGGCAGTCGACCAGGCGCGCGATCTCGGCACCGTAGGTCTTCGCACGGCCGGGCACCGAGGCGATGTCGGGCTCGTCGTACTGGCCGATGTCGGCGGTGTAGGTGCACGGGACGGCGCCCTTGTCGCGCATCCACGCGACCGCGACGGAGGTGTCGAGACCGCCCGAGAAGGCGATGCCGACGCGTTCGCCGGCGGGCAGGGAGGTGAGGACCTTGGACATAGAAAGAGTATGTATCACTTTGCATAGTCATGCAAGCCGGGTATGCGAAGTCGCCGTTCCGGTTGCTTCCGGTGCTGCCGGGTGCCGTCCGGCTCAGGAACTCGCTGCCTCGGAGCCGCCGCCCAGCGCGCCGAGGATCCGCTCGGCGGCCAGCGTCGGGGTGAGCTCGCCCTCCCGGACCCGCTGCTCCAGCACGGGCGCCAGGGCCCGTACCGCAGGGTCGGCCTGCAGACGGCCGAGGAGTTCGTCGCGGACCATGGTCCAGGTCCAGTCGACCTGCTGGTCGCGGCGCTTGGCGGTGAGGCGGCCGGTGGAGTCCAGCAGCGTGCGGTGCTGCTCCAGGCGCTCCCACAGCGTGTCCAGGCCGGTCGCCTCACGGGCGCTGCAGTGCAGCACCGGCGGGGTCCAGAACGCGTCCTTGCCGTGCATCAGCCGCAGTGCGCCCGCCAGTTCGCGCGCCGCGGCCCGGGCGTCCCGCTCGTGCGGCCCGTCCGCCTTGTTGACGGCGATCACGTCGGCCAGCTCCAGGACGCCCTTCTTGATGCCCTGGAGCTGGTCGCCCGTGCGCGCGAGGGTGAGCAGCAGGAACGTGTCGACCATGTTCGCGACCGCGGTCTCGGACTGGCCGACGCCGACCGTCTCGACCAGGATCACGTCGTAGCCGGCCGCCTCCATCACCACGATCGACTCGCGGGTGGCCTTGGCGACCCCGCCCAGTGTGCCGGCCGTGGGGGAGGGGCGCACGAAGGCCGCCGGGTCCACTGCCAGGCGCTCCATCCGGGTCTTGTCACCCAGGATGGAACCGCCCGTACGGCTGGAGGAGGGATCCACGGCCAGGACCGCCACCCGGTGCCCGAGCGAGGTCAGCAGCGTGCCGAAGGCGTCGATGAACGTCGACTTGCCCACGCCCGGCACCCCGCTGACGCCGATCCGCCGGGCCCGGCCGCTGTGCGGCAGCAGCGCGGTCAGCAGCTCCTGGGCCAGCGCCCGGTGCTGGGGCCGCGTCGACTCGACGAGCGTGATGGCACGGGCGATGATCGCCCGCTTCCCGTCGAGCACGCCCTTCACATACGCGTCGACATCGATCACAGGTCGTGCCCGAGACCGTCCGACAGCCGCTGCACCAGGTCGTACGCCGCGTCCGGGATCACCGTCCCGGGCGGGAAGACCGCCGCCGCACCCATCTCCAGCAGCGTCGGCACGTCCTGCGGCGGGATCACACCGCCGACCACGACCATGATGTCCTCGCGCCCCTCCTCGGCCAGCGCCTCGCGCAGCGCCGGGACCAGGGTGAGGTGACCGGCCGCGAGCGACGAGACGCCGACGATGTGCACGTCCGCCTCGACGGCCTGCCGGGCCACCTCGGCCGGCGTCTGGAACAGCGGGCCGACGTCCACGTCGAAACCGAGGTCGGCGAAGGCCGTGGCGATCACCTTCTGGCCGCGGTCATGGCCGTCCTGGCCCATCTTGGCGACCAGGATGCGCGGGCGGCGGCCCTCGGCCTCCTCGAAGGCGGACACCAGGGTGCGCGTGCGGTCCACGCTCGGGGACTCTCCGGTTTCGTTGCGGTACACGCCGGAGATCGTACGGATCTGGCTCGCGTGCCGGCCGTACACCTTCTCCAGGGCGTCGGAGATCTCCCCGACCGTGGCCTTCGCGCGGGCCGCGTGCACGGCCAGCTCCAGCAGGTTGCCCTCGCCGCCGGCGGCCCGGGTCAGCGCGTCCAGCGCGTCCTGGCAGGCCCGCTCGTCCCGCTCCGCGCGCAGCCGTCGCAGCTTCTCGATCTGCTGCGCCCGCACGGAGGAGTTGTCGACCTTCAGGACGTCGATCTGCTCGTCGGTCTCCACCCGGTACTTGTTGACGCCGATGACCGGCTGGCGGCCCGAGTCGATCCGGGCCTGGGTGCGGGCCGCGGCCTCCTCGATGCGCAGCTTCGGGATGCCCGCGTCGATGGCCTTGGCCATGCCGCCCGCGGCCTCGACCTCCTCGATGTGCTGCCAGGCCCGCCGGGCCAGGTCGTACGTCAGCTTCTCCACGTAGGCGCTGCCGCCCCACGGGTCGATCACCCGGGTCGTGCCGGACTCCTGCTGGAGCAGCAGCTGCGTGTTGCGGGCGATGCGCGCCGAGAAGTCGGTCGGCAGCGCGAGCGCCTCGTCGAGGGCGTTGGTGTGCAGCGACTGCGTGTGCCCCTGCGTCGCCGCCATGGCCTCGACACAGGTGCGCGTCACGTTGTTGAAGACGTCCTGCGCGGTCAGCGACCAGCCCGAGGTCTGCGAATGGGTGCGCAGGGACAGCGACTTGGCGTTCTGCGGGTCGAACTGCTTCACCAGCTTCGCCCACAGCAGGCGCGCCGCCCGCAGCTTGGCGACCTCCATGAAGAAGTTCATGCCGATCGCCCAGAAGAACGACAGCCGGGGCGCGAACGCGTCCACGTCCAGGCCGGCCTCACGGCCCGCCCGGATGTACTCCACGCCGTCCGCGAGCGTGTACGCCAGCTCCAGGTCGGCCGTCGCACCCGCCTCCTGGATGTGGTACCCGGAGATGGAGATGGAGTTGTAGCGCGGCATCCGCTGCGAGGTGTAGGCGAAGATGTCGGAGATGATCCGCATCGACGGCTTCGGCGGATAGATGTAGGTGTTGCGGACCATGAACTCCTTCAGAATGTCGTTCTGAATGGTTCCGGCCAGCTTCTCGGGCGGTACGCCCTGCTCCTCCGCCGCCACGATGTAGAGCGCCAGCACCGGCAGCACGGCGCCGTTCATCGTCATCGACACGGTCATCTTGTCCAGCGGGATCCCGTCGAACAGCTGCCGCATGTCGTAGATCGAGTCGATCGCCACGCCCGCCATGCCGACGTCACCGGTCACCCGCGGGTGGTCGCTGTCGTAACCGCGGTGCGTGGGCAGGTCGAAGGCGACCGACAGGCCCTTCTGTCCGGCCGCGAGATTGCGCCGGTAGAAGGCGTTGGACTCCTCGGCCGTCGAGAAGCCTGCGTACTGGCGGATCGTCCAGGGCTGGTTGACGTACATCGTCGGGTACGGGCCGCGCAGATACGGCGCGGCGCCCGGGTACGTCTCCAGGAAGTCCAGGCCCTCCAGGTCGCGGCCGGT contains these protein-coding regions:
- the argG gene encoding argininosuccinate synthase; this translates as MSKVLTSLPAGERVGIAFSGGLDTSVAVAWMRDKGAVPCTYTADIGQYDEPDIASVPGRAKTYGAEIARLVDCRAALVEEGLAALTCGAFHIRSGGRAYFNTTPLGRAVTGTLLVRAMLEDDVQIWGDGSTFKGNDIERFYRYGLLANPHLRIYKPWLDAAFVTELGGRKEMSEWLLAHGLPYRDSTEKAYSTDANIWGATHEAKTLEHLDTGVETVEPIMGVRFWDPSVEIAAEDVTIGFFEGRPVSVNGKEFASPVDLVMEANAIGGRHGLGMSDQIENRIIEAKSRGIYEAPGMALLHAAYERLVNAIHNEDTLAQYHAEGRRLGRLMYEGRWLDPQALMIRESLQRWVGAAVTGEVTLRLRRGEDYSILDTTGPAFSYHPDKLSMERTEDSAFGPVDRIGQLTMRNLDIADSRAKLEQYAGIGLIGTGSPTIGASQAAATGLIGTMPELPQGGAQAIASRGEVSEEDAWLDRAAMESGTD
- the meaB gene encoding methylmalonyl Co-A mutase-associated GTPase MeaB; the encoded protein is MIDVDAYVKGVLDGKRAIIARAITLVESTRPQHRALAQELLTALLPHSGRARRIGVSGVPGVGKSTFIDAFGTLLTSLGHRVAVLAVDPSSSRTGGSILGDKTRMERLAVDPAAFVRPSPTAGTLGGVAKATRESIVVMEAAGYDVILVETVGVGQSETAVANMVDTFLLLTLARTGDQLQGIKKGVLELADVIAVNKADGPHERDARAAARELAGALRLMHGKDAFWTPPVLHCSAREATGLDTLWERLEQHRTLLDSTGRLTAKRRDQQVDWTWTMVRDELLGRLQADPAVRALAPVLEQRVREGELTPTLAAERILGALGGGSEAASS
- the scpA gene encoding methylmalonyl-CoA mutase; translated protein: MAIPDFSGIELGTPAPDGGADEWRAAVKNASGGDDLLWETPEGIAVKPLYTGRDLEGLDFLETYPGAAPYLRGPYPTMYVNQPWTIRQYAGFSTAEESNAFYRRNLAAGQKGLSVAFDLPTHRGYDSDHPRVTGDVGMAGVAIDSIYDMRQLFDGIPLDKMTVSMTMNGAVLPVLALYIVAAEEQGVPPEKLAGTIQNDILKEFMVRNTYIYPPKPSMRIISDIFAYTSQRMPRYNSISISGYHIQEAGATADLELAYTLADGVEYIRAGREAGLDVDAFAPRLSFFWAIGMNFFMEVAKLRAARLLWAKLVKQFDPQNAKSLSLRTHSQTSGWSLTAQDVFNNVTRTCVEAMAATQGHTQSLHTNALDEALALPTDFSARIARNTQLLLQQESGTTRVIDPWGGSAYVEKLTYDLARRAWQHIEEVEAAGGMAKAIDAGIPKLRIEEAAARTQARIDSGRQPVIGVNKYRVETDEQIDVLKVDNSSVRAQQIEKLRRLRAERDERACQDALDALTRAAGGEGNLLELAVHAARAKATVGEISDALEKVYGRHASQIRTISGVYRNETGESPSVDRTRTLVSAFEEAEGRRPRILVAKMGQDGHDRGQKVIATAFADLGFDVDVGPLFQTPAEVARQAVEADVHIVGVSSLAAGHLTLVPALREALAEEGREDIMVVVGGVIPPQDVPTLLEMGAAAVFPPGTVIPDAAYDLVQRLSDGLGHDL